The stretch of DNA TCATCTTTGTGTCGTCTGCACAGGTCCATAACATTGGTATCACTGGTCAGAGTAACTTCTCTTCTAGACTACTATAAGTGCCATGATTTGTGTTTGAAACTCAACTCTGGCATATTTTTTCATTTGTAGACTACCATAATAAGCCTTCTAGACTACTATTGCTCTGGTGCCATCCTCTACAACATGATATGTGTATTTTGGAGAATGTATCAGCAGGTGTGCATCCATAATGGACTAAAAAACTAAATTTAATTCGTAGGGTTTTGGTTAAATTGTTATAGACACTCATTTTTGTTTGCTTTCATCGTCTTGAAAAATTGTGATACTTACAATTCCAAGTGCTGTTGAGGTTTGAATCAGGTATTGTCAGACATTCGTAAACACATTTCCTGACCTCCTGACCAAACATTAATAAGTGGCACTTGCATAGCTATATTAGACGCCCAAGATGCCCATTTCACTATGGTTAGTTAGTGCTCCATACCAATAGGCAGCTATAAACAGTCTACATTTTAAGCACAGGTAGATTTGCAGCCTTATAATAGAACATTTTTTTGTATTCTGTCTCGAAGATCATTTGTGGCCCTGTGGTACTGCTCTTACAACTGGCTCTTCATAAACTCTTTGTTTTAAAGAAGTTAGTATTGAATCTAGTTGAAGAATGCATCTAGCggtttttttaaattaaaatcAGTTGATTGTGCTGATCAAAGATGCTGTTATGCTGTTTGACTTGAAAAAAGCAATTGACTTATATATGTTAGTGCAATAATGTATCTGTTTTCAGACTTTGACCTTAAGTTGTTTATAGTCTTACTTTTTGTTCAATAGGTAGTTTTCGaaggcttgttttttttttggtttatttGACTTCTTGTTTTAACTGATGCATATGATTTGTTAACTATGATTAGATTCTGGCTATTTCTACTCATCTTATTTTAGGGGTATTTTAGATAGTGCTCAACTGTAAATGCGCACTGGGATGGtgaagtttccaaaaaaatctTATTAGTTGGTGATAGCATAATTCTTTTTGAGAGCAAATGGCATTGTTCTGTAAGTCgaccattacagaacttaaagTGTGTACATACCTCTAATGCTATCCTTAAATTCATAAAAATGGTAGAGTACTTCCGGGACAAATTTAGGGGATGTTTGGTTGCCGCCACTGCTCACCACGCCAAACTGTGGCGCCACAGCTTCTTGACGATTTGTTTGGTTGGTGCTTAACCTGCGGCAGCCACAGCAGTTTCCAGTTGATTTTGACGCCGCGGCTTCGGCAGCGCCACAACTTAGGCGTGGCAATATGTGGCGGGCATCCTAACATGCCCTTAAAAGAGAAAGCCTATCATTTTAAGTTGCAGTCAGACTCCAATAGTTCGGTTAGCCTCTCTTCTTGGCTATGGTTATCATCCATCTTCATAATAGTTTGTAAATTCAATTCTTTTTGTGGCCATCCATCTTGCTACTTATTGCTCCATAGAGATTTTTGCCGAGATGTGGTTCTGATGGATTGAAGTGCCAAACTCCAGATGCAATGCATCTACTACAGATCCATTATGCAGAGCATGTATTCTTATCATCTAACTGCAACAGACAATCGGCAAGTTTATCAAGGGTACGTTCTCAACTTCAGTTGTTTTCCTCGGTTTTCGAGGGAAAGAAAAACAATGCAACTATTTTCAATTTATTATTGATAGTGTTTGGACCATCCAAGGGATCTAAGTAGATGAATTTAACCTGCAGCAGGAGGAAAGCCTAGCAGAATCTTCCTAGACCATGAGAAAACCTTGTTATTAATTTATCATTGTCATCGATTCTAGGTAGCTTGCTGCACTGGTTAACTTCTCTATAGCAGTGTTGCCATGCAGACATCAGCAATGAATACTGTTGAGCAACTATGTGGCAAACTTCCTTGTTTAGTGCAGCACACACGTATGAAGAGCTATTCTTCACAGATCATTGCCATTTTGTTTGTATagttattaatttttttttagttAATCTCTCCATGTGTCGAAAGCCTTGGATgctgctgcatgaaactcatccTAATCAACTAGAAAGCTGGTAACACAAATAGTTAATTTATTCTAATGATGATCATATTCATCAAACAGTTTTGATAATTGAGTCTGCTATTTCATTGGAAGTTGGAAGTGTTGAAGCAAATCAATAAAAAGGTAATAGGAAATTGGACATACTATTACCTTTTACTTTTGTTGAAACTGACATCATTTTCACAATGTTATAGTATAAAGGGACCGCAAGAATACAAGATACGGTGACGAACTCCCTCTATTATTATTGTTTGATGTTTTGGACTTCAGCATATTATTATTAAGGAAAAGACAGGTTTTCTCTCTTTTTGTTAGAAAAGGGTCCCATCTCTGCTTTATTTTGAAAGCACAAGTTCAGAGCAAGGGAAAGATGGAAAACAAAATAGCAAACATTGTCCTGTACATTGCCATAACTCCCAGTTCAAAAACATGTTATGGCCACTTGTGCCTATTAAATTTTTGTCTCTTGCAGTCACAGCGAATTTGATTTGCTCCTAAGCGCCCTCCTTCGGCACTGTTGGTAAATGAACAAAAAGAATGTGACATGTAAAATGTATCATAAACTGAATAAGATGGTGGCGCCTTGTGAAGCTGTATTTATGTCTCTTCTGAAAATTGTAAATGAGAAGGACTTTTTCAAAATCCAAAATAACAGAAATGAGAAactactctttttttttgtttccaaaaAACCATAACTGAACTCAACTGGCAAACTTTTGGATAGCTTTGATTAGAAACCTTTCTCATCAACAGAAATAACTGGTCCTACTCTTAATCTTAATAGGACAGCAGCAGGGCCATTTCTCCATACATGATTAGCTAAGATTTTGTCCCTTCAAGTATATTTTAAGCTCCTCTTGGATTAATCTGATGCAATTTGGCTTCTCCATGATGCAAAACCTCGCCCTTCAGGAAGCTGAAAGATACATGAATTGTTCATTTTCCTTTTCGGGTATCATCTGTGTCCTTTGTTTATTTGCTTCAGTGGACAAGATTGCTATATTATGACGTTTGAAGGTGCTATAATCTTTCATACAGCTGGAATTGTAAGGGGCTTTAAACAAGCAACATTGTTTCCTTAAGTTCATTTTTTTCCTTGCCAGCATTTTAGCTATATAGTTTATTCCCCCCTTGATCCTCTTCTTGGAATGGAGAGGCAAGAAGAATAAAGAACCTTTTGGGAGGCAAAAGGACAGTACAGAACTACAACTCATTGTTTCTTAAAAATACTGCTAGGTGCTAACCCCTAGACTGTGCAACTATCCCAATGACATAGGTCTGTTGGGTCATTACAATATGTACACTGCAGATTCAGTTTGGTTGCACATGCTCTGTGAATCTGAAGACGTGTCATAATTTGGAAAACTGATGCTACGGCAAGTCTCTGACAATATTACCTGAATTGTTACCACTTCACAAATAGCTAGTTGTTGTATAATCCAGTCATGACTATGGCATATGAGAATAGATTTTCTTACTGTGTAGCATGTTTACATCTTCTATTGCAATGGTTTTAGCACCTGTGGTGGTGTTCCATAAAAATAGATCAGAAAAACATCTATGGTTTGGTGCAATTTTTGTGTGCAAAATGGCTGTAAATTTGATGCAGATATTATAAGCTCTAAAAGTTTAACAAATAGTAAGAGCTGCAAAGGGCCTGTGGGTGGAAGTTATTATTATTGTTTCTTTTGAGGAAATGGGTGGAAGTTATTGGTATGAATATCTAGCTAGTTGTATGCCACAGCGCCCTAATATTACAGTACAGGAAACACAAGCTTGGTCTAAAATTCCCGAAAAAATAGCCTTTTATAAAACGATTGGAACTGTGGGTAGATGAAAAGCTGTACATTGCCCTAGAAGATACAACATGAATTGCTGATGCACTGGCCAATCCTTTTTGAGTTCTCAAGGACATTAAGACTTCAGATTCCATCCACCATGTTCGTGCAAGCCTCTATCTGTGTCTCTTATTTTATTAGATTATTTCTTTCCAATAACATTCCATACAATCTCGTAGCGCCCCATACTGCATTATTTCTAAGGATAAACGCATGCTTGTCCTGGTTTTGAACATCATACTTGTTTGTTATTTCCATAATGCATGAATGCTGAGGGAGATATCTCTGCAATCATTGAAACCAGCCTTCAGACACCGGCCACTCCGACCTCCGATTGGCTTGAGCTTGACCGACCAATTGTGATCTTGGATAAGTCACTGTCATTCCTACCAGCTATCAGTTGACATTTTCTAACCTTATAATGCACATAACATCCAGAGTTCCAGACAACACCTGGAGCGGCCGCTATCACCACAGTTCATCCCCAGCCGTGGGGATCCATTTCTTTAATAATGATTACGTTTCAAACTTCTGCAACTCTTGTCGGTTTCTTCAACCTTGTCTTCAGTATAAATACACCCCTCACAGCCTGCATTCTTCACCAAGCACGTCTAACAGCACAGGCCTCATATCACTTCTACTATCTTTCACATCCTTTCTAGATAACAATGGAGTCTGGAGGAGTGATTGCAGAGGCAGGCTGGAGCGTGGTCGGGATGCCATCGCAAGCCGAGGAGTCGGAGATAATGGAGCAGCTACTTGGTACCTTCCCCTCCAATTGTGAGGAAGGTGACCAAGAGTTGCCATGGTCTATTCAAGCTTCCAGTGCATTCTACTCCCATTGCAATGCTAGTTCTAGTACATATAGCTCCACTAATAGCGATAGTTCTGGTAGTCCCACTTTTGTTGTGCCATCTGAGTATGGCGGCTATTACTTGAGCAACTCAAATAAGGCCCTAGATCTCAACTTCTGCACTGCACCAATGTACCTGCACATGGCCCAGGAACAAGTTGCAGCTCAGTTTGTGGATACTATTCTTAACCCTCTTTACGGGAGTAGTGATTCAAGCTGTGAGGATCTCGGGGATTCTGGCATGAATCTACTTGATTCCATTGGTGGTTCTGTCAAGAGAAAGCATCTGGAACAAGGCAAACTGGATGCCCCAACAAGAGTGAgtatttttttatatgttttgTAATTATCTTACAATGGAAATGCAAATACATCTCTTTGAAATGACTAAAAGAAATGCAATGTGGATGCTGATCGGCTGATATGTACAAAATGCAGAGTCGGAAATGCGCAAGGAAGTCTGACTCGAAGAGGGTGAAGAAGACCATGCCACGGGAACTCCAGGATGGAGGCGTTGCTGCTGCGAATGGGCATAGCTCGAGTTGCTGCACATTCGAGAATGACTCGAATGCTTTTCGAGGACCTCCTGTTGCTGCTAATCTGAATGGCAAGGTTCAAGCTGACCGCCGGTCAGCAACTGAGTCCCAAAGCCTCTATGCTAAGGTACTATTGATGATCTTCTGACTCTCTGTTAAAGAATGATAATTTTAACTAAATCCACCATGCTTATGCTGTTGTTGTCTGTGTgcagaaaagaagagagaggatCAACGAGAGGCTGAGGATATTGCAGAACCTTGTACCAAATGGAACCAAGGTAAACTTCTGGGGAAAAAAAGTATACATAATCCATACTAACTGTGAAAGCCAAGAAGGTGGACATCTCAAACTGCTATTTGTGGTGTATTGTAGGTAGATATCAGCACTATGCTTGAAGAGGCTGTGCAGTATGTGAAGTTCCTGCAGCTTCAAATTAAGGTGAGAACTTTTGCAGTTCAGTTCAGTTCCATTTTGAAAGCTCCATGTCAATGTGTTACTGAATCACTGTTGGTTTTTATGAATTACTCTTTGCAGCTACTGAGCTCTGATGAAATGTGGATGTATGCTCCGATTGCATACAATGGGATGAACATTGGAATCGATCTGAACCTCTCTCAGGTCTCAGCACTGATAGACAACTTCTAACAATCTTAAAGTTACAGAAACTTCCGCAAATTATACTTAGAATATAATTCGAATTTGTAGACTTAAGACAAACTCTTTGTCACTAACATGTTCCCGGTCTGATCCATAAGCCATTCTGGGAAATCCAACCTTTCGACAAAAATGAAGGTCGAAAACTTTCTTCAGTTGTTTTTGAGTAACCAGCCTGCAGTTACTGAAGAACCGGCGGCTTGTGTCCCACAAGGATATGGCAAAAGATGTAGTACTGTACACCGGGAAGAGGCCCTCAAACTTGTCAAGACAAGAAAAGGGCAACGGATCTGATAAACCACATCTGGAGACTGTCGTTTCGTTCTTTGCTTTCTATcgtattttcctttttttgtttttttttaaatttgctCTGGTAGAAAATTTATGTATACATTCAATCTGAGTGTAcgaaaatcaaataaaatattttgtgTCTAGCTGGCACTTTGGAGGCATGAAACGCAGTGCAAGATCGTGCAAGGTACTGAAGGCTCACTTGTACTATTCTGCAGGAAACATATCCTTTGCAACATCCCTTGGGCCTTGGCAGCTGCAATTATCTGTTCTTTTGAAACTCCATTTGGAGCCGTTTTCGTGACAAAGCGCGGCACATCTTGAGCATATTATTTCCGTCATTGGACGTTAGTGGAATGATTTTATATCAGCCAATTGCTGACCTTATGTTCAAATCATTGGCCCATCATCATCCCAAAGGGGAAAAAACAAAAGATAAAAACCATTGGCACATCAATGTCTGGCCTTCCTGTTGAGCAACTGTTTTCTTTTATAATTATTTTAGGGCAAAACTAAACAGAAAGATTGAAAAGACTATCATAAAAGTTACTCTTACAACAATGAATTTGGCAAAGTGGTATTTTCTTAAAGAGAATTACACCTTCAATAGTGACGGCATGCATCAACCCTTCAAGTTTAAAAGTTGGATCATATCTATGTATTCTATTCTATGGGTTCCGAAAGTTGGATTGTGTGCATCTTGGATGTTAGTTTCGGAGTACAAGAAAGTTGGACTTGTTGAAATGTGCGCTACTCCATCCATTCTCATTCTTGAAATTGTACACCTCAGCAATGGTTGTTTGGCGAGGACTGAAAAACAAATTGAACCCTAATCCATACTATTCGGTGGGGATTGGTAGGAACACCTTGGCTGCTCCAAAGTCCAAAACACCACCATTTCTTTACTAGCCTAGCCGAATTAAGCTAAGACACTCGTGTTGTAGTCAGACACACCGTGCACCAGCTACCTAGGCTTTCTTTTCGATCCATGCGGCGTCTCGTCATTTTCTCCAAGACATCAGCAGGCGTTGCTAATCTGTCTGTTTATCTGTTTGGTGCTCAACTCAACAGACTCAAATTCAGTATCTGTTTGTATAATCATGTCTCAACTAACTCACCTTATCTAGATAGTACTAACATATAAACCATCCGATCCAATCCAATCCTGAGAGCTAACAGATTGAGGATAAAATTGGATTGGCTTATCTCCCATCTGTGGGCGGTGGGAGATGTTGTGTTGCGTTACAGTAGAGCGTCGCCGGATTACTTGACTAACTGCTGCTTTGTTTGAGCTCTCATTTTCAGTTAACTAACTCATGCTTTGATTTAGCTGTCTTTTGAGTGGATCATGTTACTGATCTAACTTGTGGTTTTATTATCCGGCTTCTGTCCGTGAAGAAGTTTTTTGAGGACAAGTTCAAAAGGGAGAATGCATGCATCGGGACGTAAcccgccttttttttttgagatcctATGGGAACACAAAGATGGGCCGAAATGATGAAGACGTGGGCTTGTACGGTAGAGGGCCCAAATCTGCGCCGGGCCGAAACTCATCGGAGTAAACTAATCCGGGATTTGGAAACAAGAAAACGAAAGTGAAAAGAACCAAGACAATGACCGATGAGTAATCTATCGCAGAACGGCAGAAGGGCGCAGGGGAGCTGGGCCGTGCCGTGAATTCTTCTTAGGCCATTGGTCTGTAGCTTTTTTTATGATTGGAACAAATTGttttgttgaaaaaaaataaatttattaatttGGATACAATCTTACCTTTAAAAAGAGAAAATATTCCAAAACAAAAAtggaataaatattttattggaacttccagaagaaaaaaaagaaaaaaaactggaCCTTAAACCACGAGTATTGACGGAACTAGGCCGTTTGATGAGGCTTTGGATGACGACGAATCCATCCGGGCTGCATGATGTGATTGCAACTTGGTCCACAGGAACGAAGCTGCGCGCCTCGGCagatccagtttttttttctttttttcaatcGCAATCGAATACCAGAGCTTAGTAGGCGACGGAGGCTGCGACTCCTGAAACTCCTGTGCATGTCAGACTGTCAGAGATCGACTCACTCGTTGCCTAACCTGAAACAAGCTCATCCTGCTCTTTCTGTCAGTCCGCTGCAGCTCGATCGACCGCCACGCCCATTTTCTACCGTTGTTTAGGTGGTCGGCGTGCCCACatgcctgccgccgccgagctcgttcCGGCGacatgcgcgcgcgcgtgcgtagATGCAAACAAAAGACTAGCACGGCGCCATTATTCTCTTCCTTCTCATCAGTCTCTCTCTCCGGCAAAAGCTGATGATGAGCTCCTCCTCCGATCCATCCCCCATCCCCCAGAAATAGTAGGGAGAATTGAGCAGATTTAGAAGCGGTGGTCCCTGCTAATCGCCCCCGCAGAGGGGTTTAACTAGCCTTATCGCCACCCGTTTAATTACTACGTTATCGGTAAGGCGATGGCAGAGCGAGCGCAGGCGGCGCCGATCCATTGGCTGGTATCCCTGACGATGGGCACCGGGCACAGGCAACGCAGTGGCCAGTGGCCATTTTCTTTCTTCCCTCCTTCCTTTCTGCAGGTGCGGTTCCGCCTGCCTCTTCGCGCTCGCGGATGGCTGCCCGCGACGTGGGAGCGGTGGCCATTGGGTGCTGCGAGCTGGTATGATGGACCTTCTTGCCACCTCGTCATCTGCACGAGCACGACCAATGTCGAGCGCTGATTGCAACCCAactgttttttcttcttctttttctcggATACTCAAAGGAATGAAATGATCGAACTGCTGTGTTTCATTCATCATATCAAGTTTCAGTACGGGTGCTCCTTAATTTGCTTTGCTTTGTTTGCTTTGCTTTGTTTGCtttgcagcaacagcagcagcagccggtcaTCAACCCCCGGGCCGGTCAAACGCTGGGGAACCACGACTGAGGATTAGCGAGTGGGTTGCAGGTTTGCAGCGGGAATTAGGCcacgtttagttcgcgaaaaagctTGAGTTTTGACACTATAGCACTTTGTTGTTATTTGtcaattaatatccaatcatggattaattagcgttgttagattcatctcgtgaaaatcagttagattgtataattagttatttttttcaactatatttaatgcttcatgcatgtgtcgaaaggttcgatgtgacggatactgtaggaaaaattttgggaactaaacggggcttTAGTGAGTTTCTAAAAGCCCAGACTGAAGAGCATGGACGCAAGGAAAGGGGGTTCAGTGCAGCCACTTTAATCGATCCATCGGACAGGGGTCGGCGGTTGCATGAGGTTGGTTCAGTGCAGGCGTTGTCAACTGCAAAGCCTGGCCGCAGCCTCCCAACGTGCAGTGCAGGCCCTTGAGCAGCCTTTCACCGTTGCTGCTAAAGCATTGGGGCCGTACGTAGATCGAATAACAAAAGTGCAAAACCCAAAATTCCTAACTTCACTGGAGTTGAAGATGGCGACCAAAGCTCGGACCGGATGTAGTGCAATTTGAATGGTCTAGCATGAATCGAGCACAAATCGGACTCGCAAAAATTAGGGTTTTGATGGGCCTCGTGTAGAGTCACTGTGCCCCCTTAACGTTCCATTTAGCCCCTATATATGTATACATGATGACCTCGCTAAAGAAAAGAAGTCTTACCCTATAATTTGTTTCATAACGAGCCTTGTCATTGCAAATTATGCCTAACAAGCTCGTCATTGGGATCATTGGATGGCCTGCTGGCCGCGGGCGTTCGGTTTTCAAAATATCTTTTCAGAAGTGCCTGGTAAAATAGTACTATTTGGAAAGGGACTGGACTAGGAAAAAATAGGTGTCGGTGTTATTTAAAAAGCTAGTGATTGTGGCCGCAGAGTCAAAACTTGCTCCAGTGCCAGCGCGCCACCTTTGCTCGCCTGCTTCGTTGTCGTCTCAAGCCGATGCCCGGGTGTCGCCGTGCCAttggagctcggcggcgcccgGCCCTGAAATCCTGAATGGGATGGATGTTGGTGACACAGACAGGACGTTGACCAAACATAGACTtttaggtcttgtttagatgcaaaaacttttggatgcaaaaacctgagtgaccatagtgtgcatccatttttgattgaccatgtccatgctcaagttacttggccttaacccctcttaatagtgcgatcactacaaaactataaaatctatactaacctaagtgtccttctcaaccttatgacacttaggactaggaagatccttagtcttgacatatatatgagttgaataccgagatcgcctttttgaataatggaattgaggggcctcttttgacatatgaccaaatgagcgataatgatctattaagttGCAccaactcattagtcacaataatggttgtcattaatcaccgaaacataccttgagggcctagatgcttacaatctccccctttttggtgattgatgacaacacaaacataaataacgagagagcgagaaagataaaaacaggataaacacaagcaaactcgaaaaaagaccaaagagctcaacggctcaaacgaaatccatagatatgtctcaaaccacagcaaactcaagcgtcaaatgtacatatccatgaactaacaccaaatgtgatacaaagcatcaaagtcctgataactacgagctctctctaactctaccctccccctgacactctccccctttggcgtcaaagcaccaaaaaggcgagctactgatccggctgtcgTGGCACGGCAAGGAAGCGATCcgggtcgtcatcgtcgtcgtcgtcagacggtgaaccctcggtgacagacgggagctgctggtcagtactgcctgctggatctgaactgactgggggtgtagctgtcgtcgaggctctcgtgctagcactgcctggaagagggtccgtagatgTGGTAACCGGTTCagtagaagatgtgtcaacatctgaagtagtaagtgctgaagctgccggctgtgtcgactgctgaagtaaagaaccctctcctcctccccctgaaggtagtgtctgtggtacgacggggagggcgactgactggactgccgaaggagactcctggaagagtgaagtcgctggcagtggtgagaagagtggacgaccggcagacccaagtagtgcggacatcgagaacgtggtctccggtgtcgctgaggtagctggagctgcagtaggggctggagctggagtgactgcaagctgaggtgctccaacaccctgaaggcctggctgtcctggctgctgcagggcaagtccggtgtgagtgtacaGCTGAGTAATCATCCCggacatcgccatcatgccctgctgcatctgctgaaactgagcgtctgtcctctgtgatacTCGATCAATAAGGCCGACAAACCGCTCCTCCGCTGCAGCACGCTCTAtggcggcctccctctgtatggctgcaagctgagcctcatgggctctcctggcctcctcctgagcgatccgatcctctctctgctgagtaacaagctgctgaagaagagaggtgagctcagacggctgagtcacctgggactctatGACAGTGGTAggtgctggtgactctggagctggctctctagacccccctgcctcgtggtcgtgactagctgggggtgcagcaggaaattactcgacgtcctcgaaggagtctgactcaagctcagaccaatgtatctcatcatctcctccgggaagctgggcctcggcagctagcagtgcctcatcctcctgtgccactcgggcctgtgcctcaggcgacaactgtgccatggcagctctctctgcctatctgcctctcctccggtcctgtggtgctgtcggacggtaaactgggaaccggggagcctcgtcctGACGGTAGATTGCACTGACGGGTGGCTCAGCTGGCACGATCATAGAAcagatatagctgatccagtgagcataCGGAAACTGCCTCACgacccccatcccgtcagtgataacatcctcgatctcggccaaaatgaagtcaactatatcaaacggctcgtgagtgaggatgtgaagtagtagcagctgctgcaggccagtaaacccctctgggtagccactcctcggtagcaaagtcctccggagggccatgtgaacagcgtacgcctctggggtcagcaggctggggACTATGGCGTACGaagctgggaacggctggcggaagcactgagagatcgcctcgtgagaaggtgcaatcccgccaatcatggctctgcgcggtggatcagCATATCCGTATACCATCTCGTGTAGGGAGACGTCGACCAAGTCAACTCCAAGAATCCCTGCTAACGTCGCTCTCGACAGCCCAAAGACCTGTCCTCCAAAAACAAAGTGTACGGCTCTACGCTCGGGAGctatccaggctgtggcatagaaaactctgatccagtcctcgatatatttgttctgctctatctggagtaacctgggcagacctctgaagtgagcaaaaTGCTCTCTGatgtctgctccccctgcagctgtcctcagtgacacccagtcaagcactctgtgtgagaagatcctgtggccccgcctctggtaggtctcgtagaaattggcctgaagaagcgtccagaacctacggtcgaccctactgtcacgggtcacggggaaccagtcctcctccccgacactccacctgagcctcttgaccttcgccgcattggccttggtcaagttctggagcagcacacctggctccagacgcacaacagtgtc from Panicum virgatum strain AP13 chromosome 9K, P.virgatum_v5, whole genome shotgun sequence encodes:
- the LOC120650358 gene encoding transcription factor bHLH84-like codes for the protein MESGGVIAEAGWSVVGMPSQAEESEIMEQLLGTFPSNCEEGDQELPWSIQASSAFYSHCNASSSTYSSTNSDSSGSPTFVVPSEYGGYYLSNSNKALDLNFCTAPMYLHMAQEQVAAQFVDTILNPLYGSSDSSCEDLGDSGMNLLDSIGGSVKRKHLEQGKLDAPTRSRKCARKSDSKRVKKTMPRELQDGGVAAANGHSSSCCTFENDSNAFRGPPVAANLNGKVQADRRSATESQSLYAKKRRERINERLRILQNLVPNGTKVDISTMLEEAVQYVKFLQLQIKLLSSDEMWMYAPIAYNGMNIGIDLNLSQVSALIDNF